In Flavobacterium sp. 83, the genomic window AACTCAACAATCATTTTAGAATGATGTTGTGCGTATTGTTTTACTGATACCAATAAAACAAGAAGATAGACCGTGATTTTAAAGATTAATTTCAACTGTTTTCTTTAGAATTTAATAAAAAATAAATATACTTTTTTTTAGATAAAAACAGTAAGAAAACAAACAAATTAACATAAAAAAAGCTGTTTGTTAGACAGCTTTTCAATTAAAAATTAGGAGTTAAATCATATTTCTTATAGAATTTATCTAACACATCGACCACTTCATCTTCGGTGTCGACAATCTTAAATAAATTCAAATCATCAGCACTTACAGTGCCTTCTTTTTCTATTAAAACCGTTTTTATCCAATCGATTAATCCGGACCAAAAGCTGGTGCCAACTAATATTATTGGAAATTTTGCAATCTTTTTCGTCTGAATCAAAGTCATGGCTTCAAACAATTCATCCATAGTTCCAAAACCTCCCGGCATCACAACAAAACCTTGGGAATATTTTACAAACATTACTTTCCGAACAAAGAAATAATCAAAATTCAAGTTCTTATCCCCATCAATATAAGGATTATAATGTTGTTCAAAGGGCAACACTATATTCAATCCCACTGAGGTTCCTCCCCCCAGATGTGCTCCTTTATTTCCCGCTTCCATAATTCCTGGACCACCGCCAGTAATCACACCATAACCTGCTTTACTGATTTTATAGGCAATTTTTTCAGCAAGTAGATAATATTTATCTTCCGGTTTTGTCCTCGCTGAACCAAAAATGGTTACACACGGACCAATGCGTCCCATGCTTTCGTAACCATTCACAAATTCGGCCATGATTTTAAAAATCGCCCAACTGTCATTAGTTCTTATTTCGTTCCAGGTTTTTCTTTTTAGTCGGTCTTGGATTACTTTATCCTCGTCATTATCAAAATCTTCTAATCTCATTTTCTATATTTTATAATCTTGTTTTTTTGGAGCTACTTCCAGCTATTCGTTTCAATCTTAATTGCCGAAACCCGGCTCATAAGGATTTTTACTGCTATCTGGGCTAGGGCTCCTCAATACTAAAGTAACTCTTTTTTCAAAAACTGCGCCGTATAACTCTTCTTAATTTTTATAATTTCTTCTGGAGTTCCTTTGGCAATAAGTTGTCCGCCTCCTTTTCCCCTCCACTGGAGGGGTGCCTGAAAGGCGGGGTGGTTTTTTATTGTCGTTTAGCCAAATAATATTATTTCTCACCCAAACTCCTCAATAATATAGTTCTCTAGTTCAATCATCACATTATTTAAATCATGTTTTACCCTTAAATCAGATATTCTGTAAACCTTTAATCCTAAAGAAACGAGATAATCTTCTCTTTTTTGATCGTACTCTTCTTTGTTGTCGTGGCTTGAACCGTCAATTTCGATTATCAATCCTAGAGTTTTCACATAAAAATCTACAATATAATTACCAATGATTCTTTGTCTGTCAAAATCTATTTTCCAAAACATTCCTTTGTGCACTTGCAACCAAAAGATAACTTCTGACAACACACCTGCTTTGCGCAATGCTCGGGATCTAGCTTTTAATTTTATGTTGCAGGGTAAGTTTTCGATGAAATTTCTATAAATAGGCTGTATGTTTATATAAGCCGTTATCTCGCCATTGTTTTCCATAATCTTTGTTTCTATTCCCTTTTTTAGAACGGACCTTAGGAATAAATTTACAAAAAAAAACACTAATAGTAACGAAAACTACCCCGCCTTTCAGGCACCCCTCCAAAGGATGGGAATTAAAGTAACTCTTTTTTCAAAAACTGCGCCGTATAACTCTTCTTAATTTTTATAATTTCTTCTGGAGTTCCTTTCGCAATAAGTTGTCCGCCTCCTTTTCCTCCTTCAGGTCCAATGTCAATAATGTAATCAGCCAGTTTAATTACATCCATATTATGCTCGATAATCAAAATCGTATTTCCTTTATCAACCAGTTTGTTAATTACTTCCATCAACACTCTAATGTCTTCAAAATGCAATCCAGTTGTGGGTTCGTCCAAAATATAAAACGTGTTTCCGGTATCTTTTTTGGATAATTCTCCTGCCAGTTTAATTCGTTGTGCTTCACCGCCAGAAAGGGTCGTGCTTTGTTGGCCAAGTGTAATATATCCTAAACCAACATCCTGAATGGTTTTTACTTTTCTGTAAATCTTCGGAATCATTTCAAAAAACGGAACCGCTTCATCTACAGTCATATTCAAAACATCCGAAATGGATTTTCCTTTGTATCGAATTTCCAATGTTTCTCTGTTAAAACGTTTTCCTTGGCAAGTTTCACATTCCACATAAACGTCTGGTAGAAAGTTCATTTCAATTGTACGTACTCCAGAGCCTTCGCAGGTTTCACAGCGTCCGCCTTTGACATTAAAACTGAATCGACCTGCTTTATATCCCCGAATCATACTTTCGGATGTCATTGTAAACAGATTTCTGATTTCGGTGAAAACTTCGGTGTATGTTGCCGGATTACTTCGTGGCGTTCTTCCAATCGGGCTCTGGTCAATATCAATCACTTTATCGATATGTTCCAATCCTTCAATTTTTTTATATGGCTGCGGTTTTTTGACACCGTTGAAATAATAGGCGTTCAAAATAGGGTAGAGGGTTTCATTAATCAAAGTTGATTTCCCACTTCCTGAAACTCCGGTAACGCAAATCATTTTGCCCAAAGGCAATTCTATCGAAACATTCTTCAAGTTATTTCCTGTTGCTCCGGTCAGTTTCAGGAATTTTCCATTTCCTTCACGACGTTTTTTTGGAACCTCGATTTTCATCTCCCCATTCATATACATTGCTGTAATAGTATGATGTTTCAGAATTTCAGCAGGTGTTCCTTTGCTGATGATTTCGCCTCCGTATTTCCCTGCTTTGGGTCCAATGTCAATTACATAATCCGCACGTTCAATCATGTCTTTATCATGTTCCACCACAATTACCGAGTTACCAATATCGCGTAATTGCTCTAGTGAATGAATCAATTTGTCATTGTCTCTTTGGTGTAAACCAATACTTGGCTCATCCAAAATATACAAAACACCAACTAGCTGTGAACCAATTTGTGTTGCCAAACGGATGCGTTGTGCTTCACCACCCGAAAGTGATTTGGAGCTTCGGCTTAAAGCCAAATAATCCAAACCTACATTCATCAAAAAGTTCAATCGATCCTTAATCTCTTTGATTACTTCAGTTGCGATACGTTTCTGTTTATCCGATAAATGATTATCTAAATCTAGAAACCAAGCTGTCAAATCCGAAATGTCCATATCGCACAATTCGGTAATATTTTTTTCATTGATTTTAAAGAATAAAGCTTCTTTTTTCAAACGGGAACCTTCGCAAACGGGACATTTTATTTCGTCCATGAATTCCTTTGCCCAACGCTTTATACTTGTGGAACCACTTTCATCGTGTTGATTTTTTATGAAATGTGAAATCCCTTCAAAATCAATTTTGTATTCACGGGCAACGCCTAAATCTTTTGAATTGATGGTAAATTTTTCTTTTCCACCATTCAAAATCATTTCCATTGCTTCATCAGGAATGGTTTCTATGGCATCCGTCAGTTTGAAGCCATATTTTTCGCCTATGATTTCCAATTGCTTAAAAATCCAGGATGATTTGTATTCGCCCAAAGGAGCAAAACCACCTGCTTTTATAGACAATTTTGGGTTTGGAATAATCTTTTTTGTATTGATTTCATTTACCATTCCTAGACCGTTGCAATGATCACAAGCGCCTTTTGGCGAGTTGAACGAAAATAAATTCGGCTCTGGATTTTGGTATGAAATTCCTGTTGTAGGACACATCAAATTTCTACTAAAAAATCGTACTTCATTAGAATCTTGATCTAAAACCATCAATACATTCTCCCCGTGATGCATGGCCGTGTTGATGCTTTCAATCAAACGTTTTTCATTTTGCTTCGCCAGTTCGTCCTTCGTCCTCGGGTCAGGAGTATCATCAATCACCATTCGATCCACAACAATTTCGATATCGTGTGTTTTATAACGGTCTAATTTCATTCCTAAAGTAATATCCAATATATCGCCATTAACACGAACTTTAAGAAAACCTTGTTTGGCAATTTGTTGAAAAAGTTCCGCATAATGTCCTTTTCGAGCACGAATAACCGGAGCCAAAAGATTGATGCGTTTTCCTTTGAAATCATGAATTATCAAATCTTTGATTTGTTCATCATTATAACTAACCATCTTTTCTCCTGTATTATAGCTGTAGGCGTCAGCACCACGAGCGTAAAGCAAACGCAGGAAATCATAAATTTCGGTAATTGTTCCCACGGTGGAACGCGGACTTTTACTGGTTGTTTTTTGTTCGATAGCAATTACAGGAGAAAGTCCGTCAATTTTATCGACATCTGGACGTTCTAATCCACCTAGAAATTGACGTGCATAAGCAGAAAAAGTTTCTACATAACGGCGTTGCCCTTCGGCATAAATCGTATCAAAAGCTAAGGAGGATTTCCCGGAACCCGAAAGACCGGTAATTACGACCAGTTTTTCACGAGGAATGGAAACATCTATATTTTTTAAGTTGTGAACGCGAGCGCCTTGAACTTCAATGGTATTGTCTTTGTCTAGCATAATTTTTGCAAAAAAGCAAAGTTACCATTTTGATTTATTCTTTCGATAGAACAGTTTAGAAGTTTATGTTAAAATAGGGTGTTAAAAACGCCAACATAAGTTAGCGTTTTCTTTTTCTTGTTGCCATGTAATCCTCGACGGCTTCTCTAGTGGTAAGCCAGTTTCTACCTTCTTTGTAGGCATCAATTTTTCCTGTTCTAGCCAATAAACTGATGTATTCTTGGCCGTAAGGCATATTAGGTTCTTGAACTAAATTTGAAATTGCTACATATTCTTTGTCATTTCCTGGTAACGCATTAATGTAAATATTCAAAGTGCGTTCCAATGATTGATACATCAGCAGAGTCAATTTTTGATAATTACCACCATTAGCTTGATTTAGTGCTTCGTAGTATTTCTTTCTGTCATTTTTTAAAATTATAGCAGGCGGAAATCCAGAACGCATTAGCAATAAATTCATTGCCAACCGTACCGTACGACCATTTCCGTCAAAGAAAGGATGTATCCAAACCAATTTATGGTGAAAAACGGTTGCTAACTCAATATCATTAAGCTGCAATGGATTTGTATTTATGAAATCAATTAGTTCATCCAATTCATCAGGAACTTTATTTGCATTTGGTGGGGTAAAATTAGCGCCAGTAATGCGAACACCTCCATTACGAATACGTCCGGCAAAGTCATCTTCGATTGAGCGTAAAACCAATCCGTGCAAAGATAAAATATCAATACTCCTTAAATTATAATCATCATTTACAATAGAATATAAATAGTCAATGGCTTTATCATGATTGTGAGTTTCAAAATGTTCCCGAAGCGATTTCCCTTTAATGGTAATGCCTTCTTGAATAACCATTTGTGTCTCCCTAAGGCTCATTGTATTGCCTTCAATACTATTAGAGTTGTAGGTCCATTCAATGGAGAGGCTTTCTCTAATTTTATGCAAAGCGATATTTGGCAATGGTCTGCTGGTTTGCAAAACTTGCTTTTTTTCATACAATCTTTCAAAACTTGTTTGAAATTCTTCTCGGTAGTTTAGGTCTATCTTCCACATAGCCACAAATGTACTGCTTAATATCGGATAATTGAAATTTTTATCTATCCGATATTAATTTATTCAATTGTCATTGATTTTAGTTTGGCTCTATAGGCTTCAAGAGCAATAGATTTAGAAATAAAACCATAATATTTGCCCTCTTTGATTACCGGTAGAAAAACAACTTTAGCTTTTTCAAATTTATCCATTACAGTTTCCATACTATCCTCGGGGGATATTATTTCTATAGGCGGAATCATAACTTCTTTTATCAAAGTATATTTGACACGATAAGGGTTGAAAATAATCTCTCTGATGGTATTAAAATGCACGATTCCTACCATTTTCTGGTCTTTATCTACGACAGCAAAAATAACCTGATTGGAATGAGAAATTAAATCAACTAATTTTTCCAGATTTTCATCGGGGGAAACGGTTAAATAATCCGTTTGTATGATTTTATTAATATCTAATGTTGATAGTACATTGGTGTCTTTATTGCTAGTGAAAGCATGTCCTTTTTTGGCTAAATTTTTCACATCCATGGAATGTTTTTCAAATCGTTTAGAAATGGCAAAACTGATAGAAGCAACAATCATTAGAGGAATCATCAAGTTATAACCTCCGGTAATTTCAGCAATTAAGAAAATGGCGGTTAAGGGCGCATGAAACAACCCACTTAATATTCCTGCCATTCCTACCATAGTAAAATTACTGATTGGTAGTTTTGTTAATCCTGTTAGATTTAGAAATTTAGAAAAGAAAAACCCAACATAAGAGCCTAAAAATAGGGAAGGAGCAAAGTTACCTCCATTACCACCGCAACCCAGCGTAATTCCTGTAGCAAAAACTTTTACCATCATTGTAACACCAACAAAAGCTAAGAGTGCCCAACTGTTATTTCTAAATCCATTAAACAGTGTGTTTTCCATTAACTGGCCAGGATCATGCTCTGATAATGTTTTTATACTTTCATATCCTTCTCCAAAAAGTGTGGGAAAAATAAAAATTAGAATCGCTAAAACTGAAGCTCCAAAGAATGCTTTTTTATAAGCTGAAAATTTTAGTCGTTCAAAAAAATGTTCAACTCGCTCAAAATTTCGAGAATAATAAACAGAAATTAATCCAGTAAATAATCCTAAAAGAACATAAAAAGGAATATTATGATAGTTAAAAGTTTCTTGTTGTTTAAAAGATAACAAAATGGTCTCATCTAAAGCTATAACAGAAACCAAAGCACCAGTAGCTGCGGCAATCATAATGGGTGTAAATGCTGAAATACTAACGTCAACCAACAAAACTTCAATGGCAAATAAAACTCCAGCAATAGGAGCATTAAATGCGGCGGCAATACCAGCTGCAACACCACAACCAATAAGAAGTGTTCGGTCTTTATAGCTTAATTTATATTTTTGAGCATAATTAGAACCAAATGCGGCACCCGTAATTACAATAGGACTTTCTAAACCTGCGGAACCTCCTAAACCAACCGTTAGGGAACTGGTTACGATTTGGGCATACATTTGTTTTTTTGGAATAATACTTGCTTTTTTGGCAACAGCATATAAAATTTGGGATGTTCCTTTTTCAATTGTTCCGCTTAAGACTCTCTTTACTACAAAAACGGTCAATAAAATTCCAATAATTGGTAAAATACTATTTATGAAACCTAATTTCAAAATTCCACTTACATAGGTGGCAAACGAAAATACCCAATGGGCAAATGTTTTTAAAACAATTACTGCAAACGCGGATGAAATACCAACTAAAACCGAGGATAAAAAGATAAACTGCTTTGGCGTTAACATAGATTGCGCAAAAGCAATTATTATTTCTAATTTTGAGAGATATTTTTTGAACATTATAAATTTTTTATAAGGGAAGCAAAATTACTACTATTTTAAGGGTAACAAATATTTTTTAACGCTTCTTTTGTGCTTAATGGTTTTAAATTAGCCTTTGAAACAAATTCTTTAACCGCATCCGGATTAGTTTTAGCATATTCCCGCAATGCCCAGCCAATAGCCTTTTGAATAAAAAATGCTTTAGAATCAGCTTGTTTTAAACATTCTGAGAATAAAAAAATAGTATTTGTTTTTTGCTTATAACCCAATTGAAATAGAATCGCACTTCGGTTCAACCACATATTTTCTGACTTTGAAAAATGTTCTATTACATTTTTGGTCTCCATTGGAAATTCTAATAGATATTCACCTAATATGTATTTCGATATTGTATCAACACTGTCCCACCAAGAGTTCGTTAGTATTAGTTTTTCAATCAGTTGAATGTCATTTTTTTTATAATTTCCTTTGAGCTCTTTTATCAAAATTTCAATAGCACAATAATGAAATTCTCGTTCTGGTTTTGAATACAATTCTAAAGCAATTGCTCTAGCGTTTGCTGTAATTTCTTCTTTGTATTCTTTATAAATCTCCTTAAAAATACGTCTTCGTTCCTCAGTTTTTATCCCAAAAAAAAGGAAATTATTTTTCATGTATTTTGCCATTGCAAAAGCACTTTCCTGATTTTTGTTTGTTGTGAAAGCGTTTTCTAATTCAAGTATAAA contains:
- a CDS encoding TIGR00730 family Rossman fold protein, with amino-acid sequence MRLEDFDNDEDKVIQDRLKRKTWNEIRTNDSWAIFKIMAEFVNGYESMGRIGPCVTIFGSARTKPEDKYYLLAEKIAYKISKAGYGVITGGGPGIMEAGNKGAHLGGGTSVGLNIVLPFEQHYNPYIDGDKNLNFDYFFVRKVMFVKYSQGFVVMPGGFGTMDELFEAMTLIQTKKIAKFPIILVGTSFWSGLIDWIKTVLIEKEGTVSADDLNLFKIVDTEDEVVDVLDKFYKKYDLTPNF
- a CDS encoding endonuclease domain-containing protein — its product is MENNGEITAYINIQPIYRNFIENLPCNIKLKARSRALRKAGVLSEVIFWLQVHKGMFWKIDFDRQRIIGNYIVDFYVKTLGLIIEIDGSSHDNKEEYDQKREDYLVSLGLKVYRISDLRVKHDLNNVMIELENYIIEEFG
- the uvrA gene encoding excinuclease ABC subunit UvrA — encoded protein: MLDKDNTIEVQGARVHNLKNIDVSIPREKLVVITGLSGSGKSSLAFDTIYAEGQRRYVETFSAYARQFLGGLERPDVDKIDGLSPVIAIEQKTTSKSPRSTVGTITEIYDFLRLLYARGADAYSYNTGEKMVSYNDEQIKDLIIHDFKGKRINLLAPVIRARKGHYAELFQQIAKQGFLKVRVNGDILDITLGMKLDRYKTHDIEIVVDRMVIDDTPDPRTKDELAKQNEKRLIESINTAMHHGENVLMVLDQDSNEVRFFSRNLMCPTTGISYQNPEPNLFSFNSPKGACDHCNGLGMVNEINTKKIIPNPKLSIKAGGFAPLGEYKSSWIFKQLEIIGEKYGFKLTDAIETIPDEAMEMILNGGKEKFTINSKDLGVAREYKIDFEGISHFIKNQHDESGSTSIKRWAKEFMDEIKCPVCEGSRLKKEALFFKINEKNITELCDMDISDLTAWFLDLDNHLSDKQKRIATEVIKEIKDRLNFLMNVGLDYLALSRSSKSLSGGEAQRIRLATQIGSQLVGVLYILDEPSIGLHQRDNDKLIHSLEQLRDIGNSVIVVEHDKDMIERADYVIDIGPKAGKYGGEIISKGTPAEILKHHTITAMYMNGEMKIEVPKKRREGNGKFLKLTGATGNNLKNVSIELPLGKMICVTGVSGSGKSTLINETLYPILNAYYFNGVKKPQPYKKIEGLEHIDKVIDIDQSPIGRTPRSNPATYTEVFTEIRNLFTMTSESMIRGYKAGRFSFNVKGGRCETCEGSGVRTIEMNFLPDVYVECETCQGKRFNRETLEIRYKGKSISDVLNMTVDEAVPFFEMIPKIYRKVKTIQDVGLGYITLGQQSTTLSGGEAQRIKLAGELSKKDTGNTFYILDEPTTGLHFEDIRVLMEVINKLVDKGNTILIIEHNMDVIKLADYIIDIGPEGGKGGGQLIAKGTPEEIIKIKKSYTAQFLKKELL
- a CDS encoding Fic family protein; this encodes MWKIDLNYREEFQTSFERLYEKKQVLQTSRPLPNIALHKIRESLSIEWTYNSNSIEGNTMSLRETQMVIQEGITIKGKSLREHFETHNHDKAIDYLYSIVNDDYNLRSIDILSLHGLVLRSIEDDFAGRIRNGGVRITGANFTPPNANKVPDELDELIDFINTNPLQLNDIELATVFHHKLVWIHPFFDGNGRTVRLAMNLLLMRSGFPPAIILKNDRKKYYEALNQANGGNYQKLTLLMYQSLERTLNIYINALPGNDKEYVAISNLVQEPNMPYGQEYISLLARTGKIDAYKEGRNWLTTREAVEDYMATRKRKR
- a CDS encoding chloride channel protein; amino-acid sequence: MFKKYLSKLEIIIAFAQSMLTPKQFIFLSSVLVGISSAFAVIVLKTFAHWVFSFATYVSGILKLGFINSILPIIGILLTVFVVKRVLSGTIEKGTSQILYAVAKKASIIPKKQMYAQIVTSSLTVGLGGSAGLESPIVITGAAFGSNYAQKYKLSYKDRTLLIGCGVAAGIAAAFNAPIAGVLFAIEVLLVDVSISAFTPIMIAAATGALVSVIALDETILLSFKQQETFNYHNIPFYVLLGLFTGLISVYYSRNFERVEHFFERLKFSAYKKAFFGASVLAILIFIFPTLFGEGYESIKTLSEHDPGQLMENTLFNGFRNNSWALLAFVGVTMMVKVFATGITLGCGGNGGNFAPSLFLGSYVGFFFSKFLNLTGLTKLPISNFTMVGMAGILSGLFHAPLTAIFLIAEITGGYNLMIPLMIVASISFAISKRFEKHSMDVKNLAKKGHAFTSNKDTNVLSTLDINKIIQTDYLTVSPDENLEKLVDLISHSNQVIFAVVDKDQKMVGIVHFNTIREIIFNPYRVKYTLIKEVMIPPIEIISPEDSMETVMDKFEKAKVVFLPVIKEGKYYGFISKSIALEAYRAKLKSMTIE
- a CDS encoding DNA alkylation repair protein, translated to MNFILELENAFTTNKNQESAFAMAKYMKNNFLFFGIKTEERRRIFKEIYKEYKEEITANARAIALELYSKPEREFHYCAIEILIKELKGNYKKNDIQLIEKLILTNSWWDSVDTISKYILGEYLLEFPMETKNVIEHFSKSENMWLNRSAILFQLGYKQKTNTIFLFSECLKQADSKAFFIQKAIGWALREYAKTNPDAVKEFVSKANLKPLSTKEALKNICYP